From the Pseudomonadota bacterium genome, one window contains:
- a CDS encoding phytoene dehydrogenase, protein MTGSYYDVVVMGMELGPLAAGALLARRGFRVLVLGGGAPFDRYSCYGYRFSRRPFLLTAAHSQAIRRVFEE, encoded by the coding sequence GTGACCGGCAGCTACTACGACGTAGTAGTGATGGGCATGGAATTGGGTCCGCTCGCCGCCGGCGCGCTCCTCGCGCGGCGGGGGTTTCGCGTCCTCGTCTTGGGAGGGGGCGCGCCGTTCGACAGGTACTCCTGCTACGGGTACAGGTTCTCGCGCCGCCCGTTCCTCCTCACGGCCGCGCACTCCCAGGCCATCCGGCGCGTGTTCGAGGAGC